The nucleotide sequence ATGCCTCGGCCTTCCTGGGAGAGGTAGAGGAGCACGCCTTGACCCTCAGCCTCGATCATCGCCAGCGCCGACTCCAGCTGCTCGCCGCAGTCACAACGCAACGAGTGGAAGACGTCACCGGTCAGGCACTCCGAGTGCACACGCACGAGCACGTCCTCGCGTCCGGCCACCTCACCCTTGACGAGCGCGACGTGGTGCTTGCCGTCGACCAGCGAGCGGTAGCCGATAACCGTGAACTCGCCGTAGCGAGTCGGCAGACTGGCCTCCGCGACGCGCTCCACCAGCTTCTCGTGTCGCCGCCGGTAGGCGATGAGGTCGGCGATCGTGATCATCTTCAGCCCGTGGCGCTGGCAGAACCGCTCGAGGTCCGGCACCCGCGCCATCGTGCCGTCGTCGTTCATGATCTCGCAGATCACTCCGGCCGGCGTGAGCCCGGCCAGGCGGGCGAGATCGACCGCCGCTTCGGTCTGCCCGGCGCGCTCCAGGACCCCGCCCGGCTTCGCCTTGAGCGGGAAGACGTGGCCCGGCTGGACCAAGTCGCTCGGTTTCGTGCGCGGGTCGATCGCGACCTGGATCGTGCGCGCCCGATCGTGCGCGGAGATACCGGTCGTGACACCCTCGCGCGCCTCGATCGAGACGGTGAAGGCAGTCTCGAAGGGTGACTCGTTCTTGGCGGTCATGAGCTCGAGGCCCAGCTCCTCGCAGCGTTCGGGCGTCAGTGCGAGACAGATCAAACCGCGCCCGTACTTGGCCATGAAGTTGATCGCCTCCGGCGTCACGAACTGCGCGGCGAGCGTGAGGTCGCCCTCGTTCTCGCGGTCCTCGGCGTCGCAAACGACAACCATGCGCCCGGCGCGGATCTCTTCGATCGCCTCTTCGATCGTGCTGAACGGGGACTTGCGCTCGCTCATTGGCGCCTCACGCTCCTCGAGGTGTGCGACCGCTCGGCCGCGTCGACGAAATTGTGCACGTATTCGCGCACGAGTCGTTCGACGTGTTTGGCGATCACGTCGACCTCGAGGTTCACCGGCGAACCGACCGACAGGCGACCGAGAGTGGTGCGCTGGCGGGTCTCGGGAATCAACGAGACGGTGAAGCTCTGCTCACCGAGTGCCGCGATCGTCAGCGAGACCCCGGCAACGGCGATCGACCCCTTCTCCACGAGGTAACGCATGAGTTCCGGCGGTGGCGCGATCTCGAGCAGACGCGCGAAGCCCTCCTCGCCGCTTTTGACGATGCGGCCGACGCCGTCCACGTGACCCTGCACGATGTGCCCGCCAAGGCGCGCACCGACGGCGAGGGCGGGCTCCAGGTTGACGGGGTCCCCCCGCGTAAGCTCGCCGATCGTGGTGCGGCGCAGGGTCTCGGCCATCGCCTGCACCTGGAAGCGATCGCCGGCAACCTGCGTGACGGTCAGGCAGGCCCCGTCGACCGCCACCGAGTCGCCGGCTGCCAGCTGACCGGCCAGCTCCGCGATCACCGTCAGCTCGGCACCGGCAGCGTCGCGTGCCAGCGCCGCCACCGTCCCCACCTCTGCGACCAGCCCCGTGAACACCGCTCACCACTCCCGCAGGCGGGCGACGATCAAGACGTCGTCGTCGATTCGTTCGAGCGCCACCAGCTCCGCGCGTACGGCGTCGGCAATCGCCTCCGGACCGGTTCCCGACAGCGGGCCAGGCGCCTCGCGGTCGCCGACCAGCAGCGGCGCGACGAAGGCGCGCAGCTCGTCGACCTCGCCGGCCGCCAGAAAGGCGGCCGCCAGGCGCGGGCCGCCCTCGACCAGCAGCGACTGAAGCTGCCGCTGGCCGAGCTCGTCGAGGGCCGCCACGACCCGCGCCGGCTCGTTCTCGCCGGCCGCGACGACCACCTCCACACCGGCCGCCTCCAGTCGCTGCAGCGCGGGACGCGCAGCCGCCCGTGAGACCACCAGGATCAGCGGTGCCTGATCGATCGTGCGAACGAGCTGCGAATCCGGGGGCAGCCGCGCCTCGGAGTCGAAGACGACGCGCACCGGTTGGCGCTCCGCCGACGGATGCCTGGCAGTCAACAGCGGATCGTCGGCCAGCGCCGTGCCGATGCCGATCGCCAGGGCGTCGCTTTGTGCCCGCCAGCGATGCACCAACTCCCGGCTGCGCTCGCCCGAGATCCAGCGCGAGTCGCCGCTCCGCGTAGCGACCGCACCGTCGAGCGTCATCGCGTACTTCAGAGTCACGTGCGGGCGCCCGGTGCGCGCGTGTTTGCGGAACGGCTGGTTGAGCAGCCGCGCCCGCCGCGCGATCTCGCCCTCGGCGACGACTACCTCCACGCCCTCGTCACGGAGGATCGCAAGGCCGCGCCCCGAGGCCTTTGGGGTGGGATCGTCGGACGCCACCACCACCCGTTTGATCCCGGCCGCCAGGATGGCGTCCGTGCAGGGTGGCGTACGCCCCTCGTGACAGCACGGCTCGAGCGACACGTAGAGAGTCGCACCGCGGGGATCGACATCACAGGCGGCGAGTGCGACGCGTTCGGCGTGTGGCTCGCCGGCCGCCGCGTGAAACCCCTCGCCGAGCACGCGCTCACCGCGCGCCACCACCGCCCCCACACAGGGGTTGGGACTGGTGCGCCCACGCCCCCGCTCCGCGAGATCGAGAGCGCGTTCGAGGTGACGGAGATCGCTTTCGGTGAGCATCGTCATGGCGTTGCCCCGACGGCGGCGCCGCCGGACGCGCACAACCCACAGTTAGCCGGTCGCGCGCCCGCCCTGGTCGGGTGCCGCGTGAGCGTACTGCCGCCGCGACTAGGCTGCTCCGCCGTGTCCGAGCGGAAGCGCAAGGTGACGGCCGTTTTGTCGCTCGCAGCGCTGCTCGCTGCGGCGCTCGCTCTGCGGCTCGCCCACGCCGACTACGGGCTCCCGTTCGTCTGGAACCTGGACGAACGCACCCACTTCGTCAACCGCGCGATCCCGATGTTCGCCGGCAATTTCGATCCCGGCTACTACCAGAACCCCGCTGCCTTCACCTACCTCAGCTACCTCTCGCTACGCGTCCTCTACGGCCTCTTCGGCTTCGCCTTTTCGCTCGACTGGGGATCGGTCCCGCGCCAGTTCAGTCGCAACCCGACCGAGATCTGGCTCACTGCCCGCGCGCTCGCAGCGCTGCTCTCGGTCAGCTCTGTGGCGCTGCTTTGGGCGTTCGCCACCCGTGCTTTCGGGCGCACGGTCGGGCTGTGTGCAGCCGCCGTGCTGGCCTTTTCGTTTCTGGTCGTCTCGTACGGGCGGATCGCTGTCACCGACAGCGGCGCCTTGATCGGTTCAGCAGCGGCCACCGGCGCGGCCTTGTTGTGGCTCAAAGAGCGCAGGCGGTGGTGGTTGCTCGTCGCTGGGCTCGCCGTCGGCGCAGCCTGCGCGTTCAAGTACACGGCGGGACTGTTGGTCGTTCCGGTCTTGTTGGCGTCGCTGAGCGTTCGCGGCCAGCGCATCCGCGGCGCGCGAACAGCGTTCGCCGGACTTGCCCTCGGCGCCCTGCTGTTCGCCGCCTTCAACCCCTTCCTGATCCTCCACTTCGACCGGGCGTGGCAGGAGCTGCGCGAACAAGCCGCCGTCGCGGGCCTGGCACGCAAGGCCGGCCAGGACCAAGCGCCCTTGCCCTACTACCTGGACAGCCTGGGCTGGGGCTTCGGGGTGCTGCCAGCGCTGTCGGCGGCGGTCGGCGCCGTCGTTCTGGGGCGTCGCGACCGCCGGATGTTGGCGGTCACCGCCGTCTTTCCCTTGCTGTTGCTCGCCTGGCTTGCGCTCCAGTCGCGCGCGTTCGGGCGGTGGTTGATGCCGGCCTACCCGCAGCTCGCATTGCTCGCTGGGATCGGCGTGGCGGCCGTCGGCGCGGCGTTGGGCCGAGCGATCGCCACTGTCGGGGACCGCTCAGGAGGCGAGCGTCGGCGGGCAACCGTCGGCATTGCGACGACCGCCTTGGTGTTGGCCGTGGCCCTTTGGCAACCGCTGCGCGCCGACCTTCACCAGCTGGCGGTCCTGGGGCGCGCCGACACACGCCAGCAGCTGCGTGACTGGATCGTCAACAGTGGTCGCCTCGAGCTGCGTGCGGTAATTGAACCGGCAGTGCCCGAACGCTGGTACGTGCTCGACCCAAAGGGTGTGCCGCCGCCTTGGCTTGGGCGCTGCCGGGGTCCGCGTGCCTGGGGGCACGACGGCTGGCTAGTGACGCTGCCTAACTACCGGCGCTGCGAACGCGGCAAGCCGGCGTTGACGACGCGCCCTGACGGCGCACTGGCAGCGACCAACTACTACCGGGCGCTTTTCCCACGGCTAATCGACGACTACCGCTTCTACGGCTACTGCACGGTGATCACGATGAGCCTTGTCCGTGATCGCGCGCGTGCTGCTTCGAGCGCGGCCCGCGCCTACTACGAGCGGCTAGCCCGCGAGTCGACGCTGGTCAAGCGCTTCAGTCCGTACCGGCGCGGCGCCCAGCCGGTGCCTTTTCACTTCGACCACTCCTACCTCTACTACCCGCGCGCGTTCGAACGCCCCGGGCCAGAGATCGAAGTGCGCCGCCTCCACAACTGCGTCCAGCGGCGGGGGCAACCGATCGTGCGCCTGCCGATCGCTCCCGACGATCGCCCGGCGCCGGGCGACGAGGTGTAACGCCCGCAGGGCCTCCCCCGCGCTCGCTCGCAGGGGTCCGCCGCGCTCGCGCTCGTGCTCGGGCGCTTTAGCTCGCGAGCGGCTCCTTCATCGCCTCGGTCTCGGGCGCGCGGATATACGGCTGCTCCTCGTCCTGGGACTGCTCCTCGTGGTACACGGACTCCGCGTTGACCGCCCAGATGTCGTGGTCGGTCCCTTGCACGAGGTTCTCGACCGCACGCATCGCCGTCAGCATCGAGTGGTCGGAGTTGTTGTAACGGTGGAGACCGTTGCGCCCAACCTGCACCAGGTTCTCGATGCCCTCGAGCCACGCCCGGATCGTCGCGACCCGCTCCGCGTAATCCTGGTCGTACATCGGGTAGGCCTTCGGCACGCGCACTACGAAGCCGAACTGGAGCTTGTCGCGGGTCGCAAGACCGAGCTGCTCGAGCTCGCCCATCGCCATTTGAACGAGATCGTCGTCGTCCATCGACCACAGCTCGTCGCCCGCGAAGCAGAAGTACTCGAGCCCCACGCACGCTTTCGTGGGATCGGGGACCATCCACGGGCTCCAGGACCGGTAGTTCTGGATGCGGCCGACCTTGACGTGCGGGTCGTGGATGTAAATCCAGTTGTCCGGGAACAGGTCTTCGCCGTCGAGGACCAGAGCGACGGTCAGGAAGTCGCGGTAACGGAGGCCCTTCGCGGCTGCCCGGACCTCACCCGGAGCTGGCGGATCGACGATCCCCACGAGGTTGCGCAGGGGCAACGAGGAAATCACCTGTGACGGCTCGAACACCTCGCCGCCGGCGTGGATGCGGACGACACGGTTGCCCTTGAGCTCGATCTTCGTGACCTTGTGGTTCAGCAGAACCTTGCCGCCGAGCTTCTCGATGTCATCGGTCATCGTTTCCCACATCTGCCCGGGGCCATAGCGTGGGTAGTGGAACTCGGAGATCAAGGACTTGACCTTGTTGCCTTTGTTGCCGAAGAAGGCAGACTTGGCCGCGCTGAAGAACGACAAACCCTTGATTCGCTGCGCTGCCCACTCGGAGCGGATCTCCGAGGTCGATACTCCCCACACCTTCTCCGTGTAGGACTTGAAGAACTGGTTGAAGAGCCAGCGTCCGAAGCGGTTGGAGACCCACTGCTCGAAGGTCTCCTCCTTGCCCTTCGGCTTGATCGTCGCCCACAGGTAAGAGAGGAGGGCTTTCGTCAGATCAACCGGGCCTAGCTTGCGAATCACGTCGGGCCCACGCAGCGGGTAGTCGAGGAACTTCGTGCGGCCGCGGCCATCACGCCAGTAGATGCGCGACATACGCGGACGCAAGAGGAACTCTTCGCGCATGATCTCGTGCCAAAGCTCGTCGACCTCGCGCACCTTGGTGAAGAAGCGGTGGCCGCCGAGATCGAAGCGATAGCCGTCGCGGACGACGGTCTTGGCAATGCCACCCACCTGGTCCTCGGCCTCGAGCACCACCACCGGCAGGCTCTGCTTCGCCAGGAGATAGCCGGCGGTGAGGCCCGCCGGACCCGCGCCGAGCACGAGCGTCGGCTTCTCAAGCATCTCGGGGTGCGCGAGGTTGGCTGGCGGCGGCAGCTTCACCAGCTCCTTCTTCGGCTTCGGAGCGGGCACGTGGCGCCCGCGGGCGTCGTCGTTGCCTGTAGGCATGTTCTCGTTGGCCATCGCTGTCACGCTCCGGTCTTCTCGTAGAGCACGGCTCGCACCCCGATCCTCGTTGCCCGGCGGTAGAAAGGCGGCAGGGTAGCCACCCGCCGGAACCGCCGGTCACCGGCGAGCGCCGCCCCCCACTGAGCGGCGCGCCGGCGCACGAGCGCGGTCCACGGTGCGTCCCAGTCGTCGCGGCGCGCGGTTATCGGGTGCACTAGCAGCACCCTCGCGCGGGGCGGAAGGGTAGCAAGCAGGGGCTCGAGGTTCCGAGCGACGGTGGCGCGCTCGATGCGCTCCTGAGAGTCGCGCCAGTCCATCACGTGCGGGTTGCGCACCGGCCCGAGCGGCGTCGCGTAACGCAAGCCGCGAACGCCGCGCAGGGTTTCGAGGTGGTAGGCAAGCAAGGGCGTCTGCTCTGGCTGCAAAGAGATCACGAGGTCGCCTCGATGCAACAGCGGGGCGGCCGCCTGCGCCAGGTCAGCGGCGTTGCTCTTGTTCTGCAAGTCGTAGAGGCGCGGGAGGCTCCAGATGGCCAGGACGATCAGAAGCGCCGCGATACCCAGGCGCCCGGCCCGCGCCAAGCCGGCAGCGAAGATCAAAAGCAGCGGACCCAGCGAAGCGCCGAGGTAGCGCGTCGTCCAGGCCGGCGAGACCTGCGAAAACAGCCACGCCGAGCCGAGCATTGCGACCACCACGAGCGCGGCGGCGATGATCGCGCGCCGCCGCGGGTCCAAGCGAGCCTCCTGCAAAAAGCGCGCGAGCCCTGACCCGCCCGCGAGAACCAGCGCACAGGTTGCGGTGCCGCCACCCAAGAGGTACTTGGAGATCTGCACCGGCGCACCGAGCCGCGGCGGGTTCAGCCAGGGAGCGCCAGTGTGTTGGACCTGAAAGAGCAGCGTCGGCAGCCAGGGCAGGTAGAGAAGCCCAGCACCCCCGAAGGCGATCAATCCATCGCGAAACAGCGCACGCCGCTCGCTGCCGCCGGCGGTGAGCAACAGCCAGGCGAGAGCGGTGACCAGGCCAATCGAGACGAATAGCGCCCAGTTGTGGGTGTACAGCGTCGCCGCGAGAAGCGGCAAAAGCGCGGCCAGGTAACGGCGCCGCCGCATCACGAAGACGTTGAGGAACGCCGCCGTGACCGCCAGCGACAGCGTGAACATCAGCGAGTACATGCGCACTTCTTGCGCGTAGGTCGTGAGGAACGGGTTGACCGCGCACATCGCGGCCAGGTAGATGCCGGCACGGCGACCGAAGAGGCTCCAGCCGGCCCACAGGCCGACAGGAATCGCGGCGAGCGCGATCAGCACTGAGAGGGCCTGGGTCTCGGCCGGGCCGTCGCCGACCAGCCGCAGCCAAACGCCGAGCAGCAGGTAGTAGAGCGGCGGCGAGCCGTCCTGGCGCAGGACCTCCGGAATTTCGGTTAGCGGCTGCGAGGCGATACCGATCGAAAGCCCCTCGTCCATCCAGAGGGAAGCTCCGAGCGCGCGGGTGCGCAAAAACCACGAGACGGCCACCGCGGCGAGCACGAAAAGAGCGAGCAGAAACCGCTCGTCCAGGCGCGCAAAGAGACGTAGGCCGCGCGCGGTCTCAGCCTTTGTCGGCGCTACCGCCACGCGCGCAGCGTAGTGGTCGCGAACGTCGGCAGGTGCCGTGACGGAGGCGCGGAGCTCTGCGCCCGTCGCACGAACGGCAGGCCCTCGGGCGGTGGCGGCGCGGTCGGCTGGCCCGGCTTGCGGGGACAGCTCTGCCGACCGGGACGCTGGCCGCTCGGGGGCACCGTCCAGAGCCGCCAGACACCGACCCGCAACACCTCGCGGAAGCGGGGATCGCGGGGAATCCCGACGAGCGGACCATCCGGCACCGTCCGGGTTCGGAAGAGCACGCCCGGGGGCGGCGTCCCCGGCCAGCCGACGTCGCGTCCGTGCAGGCCGAGCTCGTAGGCGACCATCTGCGTCTGGAAGGGACCCGAGAAGACGCCTCCACAGGCAAGCAGGCGCTGGCGTCCGCCGGCGCGGTCGATCAGTCGTTTGAGATCCGACCACAGCCGCGCCTCGTAGCGCAGGCGCTCGCCGACCTTGCGGACGTTGTCGGCCTTCGCGATCACCACCGGTGTCAACAGCAGCGAACCGAGCAGGATCGTCAGGAGACCGACCGCTGTTGCCAAGCGCGGCGAGCGACGAGCGGCGAACGACATCGCGAGCGCGACCAGCCGTCCCGCCCCCACTCCCGCGAGCACGCAAAGCGCGACTGTCGCACCGACCAGGTAGCGCTGGTTGCCCGCGTAGCCGCGCTCGGCCATGAACGCCACGAGCGCGAACCACGCCGCGCCGATCAGCGCCAGCGCCAGCACGATGCGGTGCCGTAGTGCGGAAAGCTCCGCTGGGCTCGTTTCCGCGCTGGCGTCGTCCTTCGGGCGCGTTTCCGGGGCGCCGGCGGACAGACCACCGCCCGATGCCCGCCCCCGCTCGCTGCGCCGCAGCAGCGCCAACGACGACCAAGCAACGGCGATTGCCGCCGCCAGCGGCAGCACATGCACGGTGCGGTGCCAAGTGCGGCGAGCGAGCTCTAGCGCGGGGTGCTCGGCGAAGGCGACGCTGCCCGGATTCGGGTTGGTCGCCCGCTCCGAAGCCCGCAACGGCTCCCCGGAGCCCCACCACTCGGGGAGGATCCAGAGCGCCGGAACGAGCAGCCCGAGCAGCACTAAACGAAGGCGCAGGCGGGGTTCGCGCAGCCACAGGTAGATGCCGTAAAGACCGAGAAACGGCCAGACCTCGGGTCGCAGCAGCGCTGCCGCGACACCGAGATAGAGCGCGTGATCGCGGCGCCCATCGAGGTGGCGCTCGAAGGCCCAGAGGAGGAGGCCGGCGAGCAGCGGCTCGGAGTTGCCGAGCGCGGCGTCGCGAGCGAAGTTGTAGCTCGTCGCAAGCGCAGCAGCCGCGAGCGCGCCGGCGACGAAACCGGCCAACCCGGACCCGGTCAAACGGCGCGCCAAACGCCACGCCATCAAGCACGCGAAGATCCCTCCCGCGCGCGCGATCCACAGCCACAGATAGGGCGCGAAGTCGTGTCCGAAAGCGGCAAAAACGGTGGTGAACAAGACCGGCAGCGGCTTCCAGGAAGGCCCGCCGGTCGTCACTAGGTCGAGGTGCAGGATCTCACGACCCCACAGGATCCAGGCCCACGGGTCGTAAGTCGGCGTCGAGGGAAAGACGAACGTGGCGGCCGACGCGGCCAGCGAAAAAGCCAGCACCAGGGGCATCGGCAACGGTTGGTGGCGTCGCAAGCGGCGCAGCGAGGCGCGCGCGAGCGCCCCCGCCCCGCCGCGTCCCCCAGCTTCGGACCCTGCTCGGGGAGTTGAACGCGGAGCTGTCCCGCCGCGCGCGTCGGTCGACCCGGCTGACGCCCCGGCGGTCGACCCCGCTGACGCCCCGGCCTCCCGCGCGTCGGCTTTCGCAAGCTCTGGCGAGCGCTGCGGACCCATCGGCCCCGGTCGGCGCTAAGCCTTCGAAGCCTCGACGCGCAACGCCGAGCGCATCGCGGCCCAGCCGCCGTAGCGGGCGATCAGAACGCCCAGACCGACGAGCGTGATCGGGACGAACAACACAAATCGCAGCAGCACCAGGTAGCTGAGCGCAAGCGAAGACGCCGCCCCAACTGCCTTGATCCCGAACAGCACGGCGGCGTCGAAGGTGCCAACGTACCCAGGTGCCGCCGGAAGCATCGCGAAGAGGTTGGTGATCGCGACGATGTAGAGCGCGTCGATCGGATTGATTTCGATGCCGACGGCCCGCGCGACCGCGAAGTAGACGCTGGCCTCGAGCGACCAGATCACGATCGAACCGGCCAGCGGCAGGATCCCGCGTCGACCGAGCAACGCGCGCGGCGCTTGCGCGAGCGGGCGAACGAGCTGGCGCAGGCGCGCCAACGCGGGATGGCTGCGCAACAGCTGGAGCAGCGCCACTGCGAGGGCCAGCACGAGCGCCCCGCCGGCGGCGACCAGCAAGGGCCGCTCACTGGGCAGGCCGGCGCCGTGCAGCAGGCCGTAGGCCACGACCACGAGGATCAGCCCCAGAGCCGCGGCGTCCAACACGCGCTCGGAGACAACGGTGCCGAGGAGCTGCCGCTTGCCGGCCTGAGAACGGCGCGAGAGCAGAACGACCCGCAGCATCTCGCCCGCGCGAGCGGGCAAAACGTTGTTGCCCATGTACCCGACGACCGTCAGCGCGTAGACGTCGCGCGCCGGCGCCCGCAGCCCGGCGACAGCGATGATGCGCCGCCAACGCTCCGCCCGCAAAAGCGTCGCCAAGGCGTAAACGCCGAGCGCCCCCACGAGCCACGCCAGCGCACCCGAGGAGTGCGGGATTTGAGGAGCGTCCTGACGCGACGCCCACCACACGACGGCGGCCAGAGCGACCGCCGAAACCGCGACCTGGAGTGCAGCAAAACGCCTGTTCATTTGCGCTGACGGAAGGGCTGGCCACCGGAGCCTCTGTCAGCACCGGCGACCCGGGCGCGCCCGCTGCGGGACCGTAGCAGGAGCCGGGCGCTCCCTAACTGTAAGCCGACGGTGATCCGCCGCGCGGCTCTGTAGCCTGAAGCGCTCGCGCCCGTGGCTAAGTCGGCCCGTCGGCAAACTGCTGCGAGCGCGCCCATCCGCGCGCGCTCAACACGATCTGCGCACGCTCGCAACGAGCTGTGCCGTCGATCCCTGCGACCGCTCGCGAACCGCGCGCTCACCGTAGCCCTGGCGCTGGGCTCGCTGGCGTCGGTGGCCGCTGTCGGAGGCGAGCGACCAGCGGCGGCGGTCGCGGCCGCTCATCGCGTCGCAACCTCCCCCACGCCCCGAGCGCTCCCCACGCCTACCGGCAGCGCAAGCCGCTGGGGCCGGGCCGACGCTTCCCAGTACTCGATCGACGCGCGGCGCGCCAGCACTACCGCTCAGGCTCCCGACGAAGGCGAGGGGACGGGCGGCGGCGCCGCACCGACACCGACCCCGTCCTGCCAACCGGTTCCGTTGCCGCCCCAACCGGTCGCGCCGGCGCCGCCGCTCGTAGTTGACGCGCCGCGCCCAGGTGTGCCCGAACGCGAAGGGCCGAGCGGGCGTCTGCTGTTGGGTGGCGTCTGGTACTTCCAGCTCGACGAAGAGCGCACCGGCGAGCAGCGGGAGCTGCCGACCGTGAGCGACCTGACTGGTTGGCGGCAGGTGGCGGTGCCCTACGTCTGGAACGGCGACGACACGACCCGCAACCGCGCCGCTTGGGGCTGGTATCGCAAGGAGTTCCGGTTGCCCGAACCGCCTGCTGGCGCGCCTCGGCCAACGCTCTGGCGTTTGCGCTTCTTGGGGGTGAAGGAGCGGGCCACGGTGTGGCTCAACGGTCGCCTGATCGGCCAGCACTCGGGCGGCTACACGCCCTTCGAGCTCGACGCCCAGGGATTGCGGACGCGAGGTGTCAACCGCCTCGTGGTGCGCGCCTCGACGATGCGCGGGCCTTATGACCTCTCGCACTGGCGTTTCGAGTCGCGCGCTTGTCGCTATGGACGAGGCGGCTGGTGGAACTTCGGGGGTATCGACCGCGAAGTCGAGATCCGCCCGGTCTACGGCGTCGATCTCGAGCGAGCGCAGGCGCTACCGCGTTTGCGTTGCCCGCGCTGCCCCGCGCGACTGGAGCTGCGTGCCCTGCTGCGCAACGCCAGCCGCAAACCACTGGCGGTGACGCTGCACGCGCGTGTGCGTGCGCCTGACGGGCGGCACGTGATCAACGAAGTGATCGCTCGTCGCCGTCTAGCAGCCGGGGAACGAGCGTGGGTAGAGGGTTCGGTCGTGCTCGGTCGGGCGATGCTCTGGGAGCCCGCGCGTCCGGCTCT is from Thermoleophilum album and encodes:
- a CDS encoding bifunctional 3,4-dihydroxy-2-butanone-4-phosphate synthase/GTP cyclohydrolase II, with translation MSERKSPFSTIEEAIEEIRAGRMVVVCDAEDRENEGDLTLAAQFVTPEAINFMAKYGRGLICLALTPERCEELGLELMTAKNESPFETAFTVSIEAREGVTTGISAHDRARTIQVAIDPRTKPSDLVQPGHVFPLKAKPGGVLERAGQTEAAVDLARLAGLTPAGVICEIMNDDGTMARVPDLERFCQRHGLKMITIADLIAYRRRHEKLVERVAEASLPTRYGEFTVIGYRSLVDGKHHVALVKGEVAGREDVLVRVHSECLTGDVFHSLRCDCGEQLESALAMIEAEGQGVLLYLSQEGRGIGLLNKLKAYKLQEEGLDTVDANLQLGLPADLRDYGIGAQILVDLGLTTIRLLTNNPKKIIGLEGYGLRVTDQIPIQHPPNEHNREYLRAKREKLGHLLHHQGLALDEEMIHAERMNDRRLGRIPLETDLYGEGPAPAKPKGSGEDREREQ
- a CDS encoding riboflavin synthase — its product is MFTGLVAEVGTVAALARDAAGAELTVIAELAGQLAAGDSVAVDGACLTVTQVAGDRFQVQAMAETLRRTTIGELTRGDPVNLEPALAVGARLGGHIVQGHVDGVGRIVKSGEEGFARLLEIAPPPELMRYLVEKGSIAVAGVSLTIAALGEQSFTVSLIPETRQRTTLGRLSVGSPVNLEVDVIAKHVERLVREYVHNFVDAAERSHTSRSVRRQ
- the ribD gene encoding bifunctional diaminohydroxyphosphoribosylaminopyrimidine deaminase/5-amino-6-(5-phosphoribosylamino)uracil reductase RibD codes for the protein MTMLTESDLRHLERALDLAERGRGRTSPNPCVGAVVARGERVLGEGFHAAAGEPHAERVALAACDVDPRGATLYVSLEPCCHEGRTPPCTDAILAAGIKRVVVASDDPTPKASGRGLAILRDEGVEVVVAEGEIARRARLLNQPFRKHARTGRPHVTLKYAMTLDGAVATRSGDSRWISGERSRELVHRWRAQSDALAIGIGTALADDPLLTARHPSAERQPVRVVFDSEARLPPDSQLVRTIDQAPLILVVSRAAARPALQRLEAAGVEVVVAAGENEPARVVAALDELGQRQLQSLLVEGGPRLAAAFLAAGEVDELRAFVAPLLVGDREAPGPLSGTGPEAIADAVRAELVALERIDDDVLIVARLREW
- a CDS encoding glycosyltransferase family 39 protein, giving the protein MSERKRKVTAVLSLAALLAAALALRLAHADYGLPFVWNLDERTHFVNRAIPMFAGNFDPGYYQNPAAFTYLSYLSLRVLYGLFGFAFSLDWGSVPRQFSRNPTEIWLTARALAALLSVSSVALLWAFATRAFGRTVGLCAAAVLAFSFLVVSYGRIAVTDSGALIGSAAATGAALLWLKERRRWWLLVAGLAVGAACAFKYTAGLLVVPVLLASLSVRGQRIRGARTAFAGLALGALLFAAFNPFLILHFDRAWQELREQAAVAGLARKAGQDQAPLPYYLDSLGWGFGVLPALSAAVGAVVLGRRDRRMLAVTAVFPLLLLAWLALQSRAFGRWLMPAYPQLALLAGIGVAAVGAALGRAIATVGDRSGGERRRATVGIATTALVLAVALWQPLRADLHQLAVLGRADTRQQLRDWIVNSGRLELRAVIEPAVPERWYVLDPKGVPPPWLGRCRGPRAWGHDGWLVTLPNYRRCERGKPALTTRPDGALAATNYYRALFPRLIDDYRFYGYCTVITMSLVRDRARAASSAARAYYERLARESTLVKRFSPYRRGAQPVPFHFDHSYLYYPRAFERPGPEIEVRRLHNCVQRRGQPIVRLPIAPDDRPAPGDEV
- a CDS encoding NAD(P)/FAD-dependent oxidoreductase, producing MANENMPTGNDDARGRHVPAPKPKKELVKLPPPANLAHPEMLEKPTLVLGAGPAGLTAGYLLAKQSLPVVVLEAEDQVGGIAKTVVRDGYRFDLGGHRFFTKVREVDELWHEIMREEFLLRPRMSRIYWRDGRGRTKFLDYPLRGPDVIRKLGPVDLTKALLSYLWATIKPKGKEETFEQWVSNRFGRWLFNQFFKSYTEKVWGVSTSEIRSEWAAQRIKGLSFFSAAKSAFFGNKGNKVKSLISEFHYPRYGPGQMWETMTDDIEKLGGKVLLNHKVTKIELKGNRVVRIHAGGEVFEPSQVISSLPLRNLVGIVDPPAPGEVRAAAKGLRYRDFLTVALVLDGEDLFPDNWIYIHDPHVKVGRIQNYRSWSPWMVPDPTKACVGLEYFCFAGDELWSMDDDDLVQMAMGELEQLGLATRDKLQFGFVVRVPKAYPMYDQDYAERVATIRAWLEGIENLVQVGRNGLHRYNNSDHSMLTAMRAVENLVQGTDHDIWAVNAESVYHEEQSQDEEQPYIRAPETEAMKEPLAS
- a CDS encoding glycosyltransferase family 39 protein: MAVAPTKAETARGLRLFARLDERFLLALFVLAAVAVSWFLRTRALGASLWMDEGLSIGIASQPLTEIPEVLRQDGSPPLYYLLLGVWLRLVGDGPAETQALSVLIALAAIPVGLWAGWSLFGRRAGIYLAAMCAVNPFLTTYAQEVRMYSLMFTLSLAVTAAFLNVFVMRRRRYLAALLPLLAATLYTHNWALFVSIGLVTALAWLLLTAGGSERRALFRDGLIAFGGAGLLYLPWLPTLLFQVQHTGAPWLNPPRLGAPVQISKYLLGGGTATCALVLAGGSGLARFLQEARLDPRRRAIIAAALVVVAMLGSAWLFSQVSPAWTTRYLGASLGPLLLIFAAGLARAGRLGIAALLIVLAIWSLPRLYDLQNKSNAADLAQAAAPLLHRGDLVISLQPEQTPLLAYHLETLRGVRGLRYATPLGPVRNPHVMDWRDSQERIERATVARNLEPLLATLPPRARVLLVHPITARRDDWDAPWTALVRRRAAQWGAALAGDRRFRRVATLPPFYRRATRIGVRAVLYEKTGA
- a CDS encoding lysylphosphatidylglycerol synthase transmembrane domain-containing protein, which codes for MNRRFAALQVAVSAVALAAVVWWASRQDAPQIPHSSGALAWLVGALGVYALATLLRAERWRRIIAVAGLRAPARDVYALTVVGYMGNNVLPARAGEMLRVVLLSRRSQAGKRQLLGTVVSERVLDAAALGLILVVVAYGLLHGAGLPSERPLLVAAGGALVLALAVALLQLLRSHPALARLRQLVRPLAQAPRALLGRRGILPLAGSIVIWSLEASVYFAVARAVGIEINPIDALYIVAITNLFAMLPAAPGYVGTFDAAVLFGIKAVGAASSLALSYLVLLRFVLFVPITLVGLGVLIARYGGWAAMRSALRVEASKA